The Myxocyprinus asiaticus isolate MX2 ecotype Aquarium Trade chromosome 4, UBuf_Myxa_2, whole genome shotgun sequence nucleotide sequence ACTCTACAGCTCTAATAACATAATAGAGAATAAGTCTGTAGACCAACATGGGACTATCTCTTTAAATAGGGTTGAAATTAGATAGTGTTTTTCATCTCAGAGGAGGATAAGAACATTACAAACATAAGGGATAACATAGTCACACTCTTTTGAAAACCTTTTCATGTGTCTCAGCTCATTTTAGGGCTAAGCGTTCAGGAGTTTCACAGTCTTGTATTTTCCTATTTTAGGGTGCACAATATCAAGAAATTTGAAGGTTTAAGAGAAATGTAACATGATAAATGattttacattttatcataaGGCTACATTAACATATTTCATCATCAGCCTGAGAATGTATCATGAAGTCCTTCTTTCTATGTTTTTCCATTTTAGAACTTCAAAATGTTCCTGTAAATTCTGCATAATCAGCACTGACACCATGGAAACGGACTCTGCCCATAAACTGACCACACCCAATGTGTCATTGATGCATCATAACATCACAAACTCACTGTGTGACTACATGTTGCCCTCGACCACCCAGTACCAGAAGAAAGTGATACCCACCTTCTACAGTCTCATCTTTTTGCTGGGTTTCTTTGGTAACATGCTTGTAGTGTGTGTTTTGTATCATAGTTCAGGGCGGAGGACCGTCGCTAACACGTATCTGGTGAATCTAGCGATGTCAGACTTGCTCTTCCTGAGCTCTTTGCCTTTCTGGGCTGTGTACTACTCTTTGGATTATAATTGGATTTTTGGGAAGGTTATGTGTAAACTGTGTGGGGGTCTGctgacaataaatgtctacgCTAGTATATTTTTCATCACTTGTATGAGCGTGGATCGATATCATGCTTTCATCTACCCGTTACACTCCCGGAGCAGTAGGAGTGTGAGTCGGGCCAGGTGTGTTAGCTGCATCATTTGGGTCCTGGCAGCTCTGACCACGCTGCCCACAGTTGTTTTCCGTGACATACACACTTTCCCTATAAACAATGTGACCGCTTGTGTCATATATTACCCCAGTGAGCTCTGGCACACCGGGTTAACTCTTGCGAAGAACACCCTTGGATTCTTTCTGCCGTTGGTTGTCATAGCAACCTGCTACAGCCGAATCGCTGTACACCTGATGGCCACTCCCAACTTCCTGGAGCAAGACTCTGCCAGGTTGGTCCATGTCTTGAGAATGGTGGTCGCCGTGGTATTGGCATTTTTCTTTTGCTGGTTCCCGTTTCATGTGCTGGCATTCCTGGGAGCTCTGGGAGAGCTGGGGGTGGAGTGGGATTGTTGGGTGCTCCAAACAATCAATAAACTACTGCCGTTCTTCCTCTGCCTTGGCTTTTCCAACTCTGCCATCAACCCTTTCCTGTACTGTTTTGTGGGAAATCACTTCAGAGAGAGGCTATGGCAAATTTATGGAGAGATGCTGACACAGAAAAGAGATTCTGTTAGTACAAGACTGTCTTCCTTCTCCCAGAAACTGAGTGACCTCAAAGAGACTATGCCTCTGGAGATTCTGGAGCAGCAAAGCGCCTCCTAGTGGATGGGAGTCTAAAGTATACTGTAATTACAAACAGAAGTGGACAGTCAATGACAGTCATTGCCCTAAATGTTGTTCTATGACCTTTCATTGGTGCAGCATGATCAGAGCGGATGGATCTCATTTGGTGTCTGTTGTTGTTATATTATAGTAGATTCCAAACTCATTTGATGTTCTGTTTTCCTTGGAACACaacatgagatgttaggcagaattcactttaattgtatggaagatggagactgtcattctgcctaacatctccttttgttttccacagaggaatgaaagtcatacaggtttgaaacaacataagggtgagtaaattatgatcattttcatttttgggtgaactgtccctttaagttatgctgttttgttttatttcagtttacactGTGTTCATGCAGCAGTATGATGACAATCGACATCATTCTGTCACACAATAATATGCACAATTTGCAGTTACATTTAGCTACATATCAATCTTGAGTTAATCACACTCTCTCCAGGATGAGGAACTGTGGTTTTGCTTTTTGATTTTTTTGCAGAAATCATGGAAAATCCAAAGGTTTGAGGACAGCTGTACTGTTGTAATGTCAGTGTAATTGATGACATCAGTGTTGCTAATATGACCAGAATGTCATATACCTGTATGTAAAATCATTTATATTGCTGATGTCTGCCCGACAGACCCTAATGCTGTCTTTAAGCTATATATAGGAAGATATAGAAAGTTACAGCAATGTaacacaaaatgttaaaattataaatcattataaatagcaTTATAATTATAATGGAGCCTATATGATGTCAGTCTGTTTTATTCTGTGATTTGTCTTATGTGACAAGAGAAAGATACTTTTGGCAACGTGTGATCTGTGCTGTGATCATGCTTTTTATTTGCAAGAAATTATTGCAGATTTCTACAGAGTAGTGTTTCCTAACCCTGATAATGGATTAGGGAGATGTCCAAAATGTGCACTGTTGGGGGGCCCTCCAAGAACAGAGTTGGGAAACACGGCTCTTGAGAAACTAAAGTGCTGTTGATtagtgttatatactgtatataacactcTAGAGGCCTATTCTAGGAATATACTGAGACTGAGGGCCATGTCTTCTGGTTGTGTTTGACAGAGTGCCTCACAATTCAATTAAATACAGTGCTTTTAACAATGAAGATGGTCTCAGCCCTATTCACAATATGGCACGCCCTTGAGtcccttattgcttttataaaatggttaccACCTAATAAAAATAGTAAGGAaccaaatgtttattaaaatgtcattttttaaagtaaacataTTAAACACCTTCCTTACGTTAGAATACGTAGTGCTTGATAGTAAACTGTAAACAGAACATAATTCAGTAGtgtttatacactgatcagccacaacattaaaaccactgacagatgaagtgaataacatttattatcttgttacaatggcacctgacAAGGGGTGGGATTGTGCAGCAAGTGAACgttcagttcttgaatttcatttgttggaagcaggaaaaatgggtaagcgtaaggatctgagcaactttgacaagggccaaattgtgatggctagatgactgggtcagagcttctccaaaacggcaggtcttgtgtggtgttcctggtatgcagtggttagtaccttcCAAAACTGGTCCttggaaggacaaccagtgaaccggcgacagggtcatgggcgcccaaggctcattgatatgCGTGGGGAGTGAAAGCTAggccgtctggtctgatcccacagaagagctactgtagcacaaattgctgaaaaacgtaatgctggccatgatagaaaggtgtcagaacacacagtgcatcgcagcttgctgcgtatggggctgcatagccacagaccggttagagtgcccatgctgacccctgtccactgccgaaagtgcccacgtgagcgtcagaactggaccatggagcattggaggaaggtggcctggtctgatgaatcacattttcttttagatcatgtggatggcagGGTGCATGTGTGTCacttacctggggaagagatggcagcaggatgcactatgggaggAAGGCAGtccagcggaggcagtgtgatgctctgggcaatattctgctgggaaaccttgggtcctggcattcatgtggatgttactttgacatgtaccacccacctaaagattgttgcagaccacgtacaccccttcatggcaacggtattccctaatggcagtggcctcattcagccggataatgcgccctgccatgctgcaaaaattgttctggaatggtttgaggaacatgacaaagagttcaaggtgttgacttggcctccaaattccccagatctcaatccgattgagcatctatgggatgtgctggaccaacaagtctgatccatggaggccccacctcacaacttacaggacttaaaggatctgctgctaatgtcttggtgccagataccacaggacaccttcaaaggTCTTGAAGAGTCCATgtctcgacgggtcagagctgttttggtggcaggagggggacctacacgatattaggcaggtggttttaatgttgtggctgattggtgtatagcGGAATGCTATAAAACGGCCCTACCCCAAACCACACAATCTTATTTTCTACATATTGTCAGTAAAGAAAGGCATTGCAACTCATTTGGGATAAAAAGCTAAATGACAACTAAACCGTTATGCCTCagtttaatcatttttatcaCACTGGTGAATGATGAACAGTTTCAGTCCAAAATGCTCTGATTAACTGATCCAATAACTGTGAGACATTGACAATGTGTACCGAGGTGCTTTGTTTTACTCTCTACTTACCTTTCCTTACTCTTACTGTCATCTCCTCTGTTCTGTCTCTACTGGTGACCTGACACAGGTGTAAAGTCCTACATCTGACTCTCTTTTTACAGTCTCTCTGTATTAAGGACACATTTCTTGTCTCCAGATCTTGAGTAAACACACTTTCTCTGCACTCCTGGCCTCTTCTTTCTATCACCTGTCTGTTTGAATAGATCCAAACACAGCCTGTCTTTTTAAAACACCTGATCTCTATGGCAACTGCACAGATTGCTGGTGACAGAATAGTGAAATCACATTGCAATTTAACCTGAACTCTCTAAGCAGGTTCTTAGCCAAGCTCATCTGTGAGTgcaagaagagaaagaaagacactGAAACAGATCAAATGAAAAATCCTCCATTAATTTTGCCAAATATTAGTTGTAATGTCTACCATTGtaatctccaaatatctgtataCCGGAGTCTGGAATATCTAATATCTGAGGTCTGTGATCTGGATATACATTCCATAATTTGTTTTGTCCCACTTCAGTACCAAAGAAAGACAGCCAAGAAATGTTATTCACTTTTGATTTCCAGAGATTACTTTTCTGGCAAATTACCACACCTTTTGTTTTAACCCTGGCTCAAGAGAAGCATTACTTTCAAGCAATGTAGAGCCATCTTATGTTGTAAGATCTCTAATGCACTAAAAATACTAAatcttttcaaaaaatattttccacCTGGAATAATTAACCAACAGATGTTCTTGTCTACAGGAATCTGGAGGAACCTGCTTATGTAACACGTATCAGGAGTTATTAATTCAAATTATAGGCCATTAGGTTCGACTAGGGAGGTGTAGTTGAGTGAAACAACACTGAATGAGTCGCCAAAAAATTCTGCATTGAAATAGAACACTGTTCTTTGTAACAAATTTTTTAACACTAGTAAAGGAAAAtataaagaagaaaataaattaaattacaacCAGTTGTTCACATTTTCTCCACAATATCAACTCACAATATACCTTAATGTAAATAAATTCGTCTGATCATTCCTACCTGAGTGCACCTTATGAGCTATAGGATTTTACCCTGGAATAAGCCATTTTACAATATTAACACATAACTTTATCCACAGTTATAAAATTCAGACATTTCAATTAAATTTACAATtcagtccttttctgcatatcgcggcccccttcGAAGCtccgttttgcggccctcttcagcctgttGCGGCCCGTTTGTCATAACCTGGCAGCCtgtttcacggccggcccactgggaaaagtcccggttctccctatggccagtcatAGGTAGTACATATTTCTCATGTTTTACTGATTGATGCCATTTCAATAGGACCTAACATCCCCTGTCAGGGGCTACTGGTGCCATTGCTGCACACCTTCTCTGCAATGTCGTCTTCTTACATTCTTAAATATTTGTCATTTGCTCCATTCCATACAAATTCTTCTCTAAAGTATTTTGACAAGAACTGTAACTAAGAGCAGGTTTATTGTCAGCTCCTGTCAAAGAAACAATTAGACAAATTTCCAAATCTACTCTACTTCTGTACTTATATCAACTTCAGACATTCTACCTATTTTAGTTTCTTTATAATGACAAACgcatgaaaagatgaaaaagatgAAGACTAATATGGATGAAGTTTTTTTAGTGAAATAACAGTTCTGCTCCATAACCATtgtgcccttaaagggatagttcacccaaaaatgaaaatcctctcataatttactcatcctcatgccatcccagatgtgtttgactgtctttcttcagcagaacacaaatgaagatttttggaagaatgcttcagctccgtaggtccataaaatgcaagtgcaatgggtgccaaatttttgaagctccaaaaagcacatatagccatcataaaagtattccatacaacTCGCGTGGATTAATGTTAATTATAAAGCGAAACGCTAGGTGTAAGAAACAGATTTTTCTGTATTagactcttttttttaaataaaaatgttcgcttccggTCAGCTCATTgatgagggtggagttcaaactgcctctcatgTGATGTAACAcgaaagcctcctctgcatagatattcatacagtacagtatacagtagtgTGGTAGCCtgtggtatttttctgaaagtgattagtctaatggcacattagtttcaacaaaaccaaactgtctttggctgaacttgacagctccttcagtttatgtcaatattctataaaagaccaattttatttatatcactgaaagtgaCGTgactgctcccattataattaataaatctgtctataCTAGTGGTACGCGATGTCGAAAATGCAGTAGCAATCGagaattattcttttgatgaacttacaacacagtacatggagtggactttttatatGCCCTGTTACTCGTTTGAGGTAACGGCATTTCAATGTTCCAGGGCCAgatcaaaactgcattttttgcttccttgaagggcactcctgCTGTAGGGGATGCCGCTCGAAAGCTCattcaaaacgaaagtgagatAATGAATCTTTCCtcggagggcccttccacaagacttttagtgaagggtacattcatacagtaatgccatgtttccttcagagtacgcacttcaagggctctgcagttcagagtgagtatagggcatagggaggatcacttgcgattggatTTCCGCCACAGATCTGTTGTAGAGCGCGCTGTAAAAGGCATCTccgcttcattttctttaatacgcccgcgatttacaaagaaatctcataataacccattattattgttattgtgagattatgatgagattttaattttattttaactatttttatttaacttaaaatttcccccctttttctgaaagggcacctttagatttgtgaaggaAGATTTAGATTTGcacccctgctgcccccgttctgtgcatgtCAGTGCTATGGACCACAATACTGTACTTTTcgacacaaaagcagtttattcagcaggtctgagcaaggagctcggtctgaggcatctcctccctTCACTTGCACTCAAactgattcaaacagctctccttgttgaccgttccaagatgacGCCGCAGTTGACATATTCAGACCaaccgaatgaggcatctatgtatgaatatctatgctcctTTTGTTGTAAGAAACACTGTGCTATTTTTTGTATTTCACACATGATTTGTCAATGCACTAATGTCACGTGAGGGGCAACGTGTATTCGACCCTCCtgaattttttgcaaaaaaattaaatattgatctatttctttcACACCTAgcattcacacaggtgtcctggcAGAGTAACAACATGTAAAGTTCATCACATGAACTTTGggcatgttccactaagtttgacgaccattaagtgtcaaaatattgtttgtctttatactgaacaATATGTctattgtttataatttaaaacaaactttttatgaaattttttttgcttgaaaatgtgtttgtgctatctttaaaataaatggcacttgaTTTGGTGTTTTGTAACATAACGCAGACATTAAAACATTTCtgtcatgacaactctcggaaagatTCAACATGTGAATGTGggtttgacatattgataggataatGGTCTTGTTGAACTAGAGCTGCTaacgctgctgctgcagagcaagtatggagacttgcttcagctagaaaatacacatacatgtggaattagcatgtggacatgctgctgctgctgctgcacaaatagataAATGCAAGACAtgttgcatcaagcatgtattaGATAGTGCTGCACAAAGAGACATTACAAACCATCCCCCAACAAAGCTGGGAAGCTGCACAAAGGgcatgacacaaacacaaaacacaaccacCCAACCAAGCAGATCCATCACCAAGActtatgtactgctgctgctccgaagagccatgcacaccgagtgtatgctagctaggtgtgccttgaCCACAGGCCAATGTTGTAacgctaaaaaactaaatttctaTTTGTACCTTGGCCTGCTTAGCCAAATAGCTTAAATGACTAGTGTCctaaccactgatatatatatctattttatATGTACTTAGCCTATAGCTAAATACTATATATatccatcatatatatatatatatatatatagaactggattgctcatgacgtcataacAGCGAAGCCACTGCACCCctatattgctatgcccaaacattccaatgtccctattgacttaaaaGGAAATCTTCTAATTTCAgcaagtaaacattagtcattcaatcactgatttaatatctgaaatctgcatgtacatccctacaacgcaaacatcctacatatgtaattatttatttatttatagtctgGAATTTTCCCTGTTTCTTGAAAGTGCGAGCAAGTTatgtatatcaaacagtatccacttctaacaaacttcatcagcaaacagatcagctgattgtaaacaagttcactgaaactgaggtaagatacaaacagacattttcagacttattgtGATAATTGAAGTGTTttttcagagttacttgttttatgtttttatcaaaaagtgccttgttttcgtggtcacttgaataagagcgcatGCTCTCACTCCCTCTATCACACACGCAGCGGGCGCTGAGATTGAGGGAGACAagcaaagcaaagctggttaaaattaaactgatacgggTTTGACTGGAGGACAATGAATTAaactgactacagagagcacttcaatgtcaaaacaagcaaatcccaggCATTTAAGGCAATTTAGAAAGCCTTTTTCGGGAGTAAGGAcatattgtcaccctaaacaagcagatattacagcttctcCTACTTACATGGCAACTTGTggacaacttgtggacagttttcccgcttcctttggtgattgttgtgctgcactgatagacttaACACCAGGGAagatgaatgctctgacatcgcgatccgcatatatcttctccctcataaTGAATATTTTCCATAACAagcaaatcaaacattaaacatgattgtcactagaaggcgaaatgcaactgtcataTCCGCAGGTCGGATACAGTGAAATGGGGGTGTTATCTCCTGTCAGTCACTGATGTTCTGTGAGAAGGTGGGCATACTAAAATGACCGCTCGAACACttctggtggcttcacctcctgctggcagtttaacattgcatcagcaatccagttctatttatatatcagtggtcCTGACTCATAATgtttacctgaaccaggaaagcccagagctcatttaactagtgacttagactAGCCatatgtggatttatttaatctaatgacctaagataTGTGCCAGCCAatttggctaaggcttaccttgttATAGACGCACTTCTATGTGttatggccaaaagcagaccttactaaGAATGTGATGTTCGACACAGAAGCTTCAAAGCTtgtcaaaaaaaaacacacatttcacaTTGAACACTATATCTGAGCTTGATTTGTTTTAGGAAAAAACACGTAATCTGTGATGTCCGACACGTCATTTGGGTGAAAACCACACTACTGCTTTGGTATGTGGTTCAAAAGAAGCGCAAATGCTTGTGAAAGCTTGAACCCAATAGTCACATAAGCATATTTCACTCCCCTGTTAATAAAATGTTACTGCCCAGCCCACAAGCACATTTATTTTCTAATCTACAGATTAGTAATCAGTTGCCAATTTGCTctcatacaattattatttttattttttttacaaaacgcAGCAACTTCTTAACTCATATATGGAACCCTTGAGGCTTGAGCCTTCACTTAGTATATTTATTGCTAGGAAAAACAGCAGCATTTTCagaaatacacacatatatatcaaCAAACACACAAAGCTCTTTTTCAAGAAGATCAGTTGCTCTTCACTCTATTGTTTACTTTGCTGTGTGTTTAATGACCTGTTGAACTGTTTTTCCTCTCTGCCATTGTCTTGAATGCCTTCCAGCTTATTTGTTTTTGGCTTAAGCACTAAAGGACTTAACCATCCCTACACAACACACTTGTAAATTGTAGTTCTAAACAGTGTAAGAAGACAATGCAGAAAAACATGTCTGAAGCAAGATGGAAGCTGGATTCACAGATCTCAAGTGTATCTGATCATACAATTAGTTGAACAACAAACCTAGTAAGTACATGCTAACACAATGAATCAATGTGATTCAACATCACTGTCTCCTGCTCTTTTGCTCTCACTCAATTTCTCTCACTTCTTTTctgcttttctttctctctctctaacagCAAACCACCAGTTCCAGTCAAGCCTTTATCATCAGCTATGAGCAGTTCAGCCTTTATGCAGTCTGCCCAGAGCCCTGCGCCCTCCAGCTTGGACTCATCCACACCCCGTCAAAGTTCCTATTTCCTTTCGGCCTTAAGGAAGTTTGAGTGAGAGCTGCTATTTTAGGGCTTGACATCAGTACAGATTTTATGATTCTGAAACATTCACATAAAAAATCACTAACATAAAGCATGCACACATAAACCGCATGTCAGTCAATCAAATAGAGCTCAGGTACTGAAATATAAAGTGATCTTTAAAGTTCTCATTATTTATGTAGTCTCTCTCTACTCTCTTTTCCTTTTGGGCTGTTAATGAGATCATCCAGTGGTTGTCTAGTGATCCACTGGTCATTCACAAATTGTATGTATGCAGATTCCTTTCCTCTTTTCTGTATTTCTGCATTCAGTACATCCTTCCATCCAATAACTTCGGCAATCTGCCTTCCCTTGGGGCTCTGAGctcaacagaaaacaaacaagtCAGGAGTGTGTTCTACCTGGGCAAAAGGTTTGGTACGTTCCTCTTTACTGGATAGCACAGTCCCTGAAAGAAACTGTGTTCCTTAATTTCCTCATTTGAAGGTTTGAACAGAAATTTGTAGAGGCTTGCTCTCAATAATTCACAACAGACACTGAACAGCTTAACATACATTTAGTTTCTAATAAGATGTAGAAGAACATTCAGATGCATTATAATTTTTCTACATGTGTTCCAGTACACATCCTGTCCTTGAGGAATCTGGGTCAGTATGTGTGGAGGGAGCAGTGGAGACACCTATGGATGCACATGGAGAGGAAACAGTGGAGACACCTACAGATGCATATGTTGAGGAAGCCCTGCAGACACTCCAGTAAAGAAAGCAGAGGAGACATGTTTTGTTATTCATGTAGAGGAAGCATTGATTACATCTGCAGACCCTCCTGTAGAGGAATCAGTGGAGACACTTATTGTTACAAATGTAGAGGAAGTATTGAAGACATCTGAAGACACTCCTGTGGAGGAATCAGTGGAGAAAACTTATTATTACACATGTAGATGAAACATTGAAGACAACTGCTGACACTCCTGTAGGGGAATCAGTGGAGACACTTATTGTTACAAATGTAGAGGAAGCAT carries:
- the LOC127432034 gene encoding type-2 angiotensin II receptor-like, whose amino-acid sequence is METDSAHKLTTPNVSLMHHNITNSLCDYMLPSTTQYQKKVIPTFYSLIFLLGFFGNMLVVCVLYHSSGRRTVANTYLVNLAMSDLLFLSSLPFWAVYYSLDYNWIFGKVMCKLCGGLLTINVYASIFFITCMSVDRYHAFIYPLHSRSSRSVSRARCVSCIIWVLAALTTLPTVVFRDIHTFPINNVTACVIYYPSELWHTGLTLAKNTLGFFLPLVVIATCYSRIAVHLMATPNFLEQDSARLVHVLRMVVAVVLAFFFCWFPFHVLAFLGALGELGVEWDCWVLQTINKLLPFFLCLGFSNSAINPFLYCFVGNHFRERLWQIYGEMLTQKRDSVSTRLSSFSQKLSDLKETMPLEILEQQSAS